The Electrophorus electricus isolate fEleEle1 chromosome 19, fEleEle1.pri, whole genome shotgun sequence genome has a segment encoding these proteins:
- the LOC113591210 gene encoding cytokine receptor common subunit gamma-like translates to MIYRYLDVSLVIYFSFIFTGVDSLSELPPPRNLSLSWAHCSLTAKWSKPTDLDSGCKVNYTVILCSKTKCPPNNTTYVDYRQTSHLSYKIFISNENEICITIMTNPLMCENKKKSKPVHQCISPPKALVNNFSCIYYSDKKMNCSWNFLSNISDLQFHYGVLRERFSQRPCTSYITSGPLKTGCHMHSDDIAEKMCLIINRTTEHDPTNSFVIEPREIVKPWPPKLKIIREGEYLHFQSSTPDFQPHCWQHMYMYSKCKEKDDQVHTGDKHSNWSVRVPYDEACRYTVRVQANYSPYCGKGASDWSEPEYYGEDVDPNWPLMVAVIVIPVIVSCCLITALVLFKRHKDIILPAIPEPSLLFKDMLNSNNDGLSKNIGVGKLYVPIKEVVEKDVSLEPKSVLYPGP, encoded by the exons ATGATTTACCGATACTTGGATGTCTCTTTAGTAATCTATTTCTCGTTCATTTTTACTGGAGTTGACAGTTTATCAG AATTGCCTCCACCAAGAAACCTTAGCCTGTCATGGGCTCATTGCTCGCTGACTGCAAAGTGGAGCAAGCCGACTGATTTGGACTCGGGGTGTAAAGTGAACTACACTGTTATATTATGCTCA aaaacaaaatgtcctCCAAACAATACAACCTATGTTGATTATCGACAAACATCCCACTTGAGCTATAAAATTTTCATTTCTAATGAGAATGAAATTTGCATCACAATAATGACAAACCCCCTTATGTGTGAAAACAAGAAGAAGAGCAAACCAGTACATCAGTGCATCTCTCCACCTAAGG CTTTAGTGAACAACTTCAGCTGTATTTATTACTCTGATAAGAAGATGAACTGTTCCTGGAATTTTCTCAGTAATATTTCTGATCTCCAGTTCCATTACGG GGTTCTTAGGGAGAGATTCAGTCAAAGGCCCTGCACCTCATATATCACCAGTGGTCCCTTGAAGACTGGATGTCACATGCACAGTGACGATATTGCAGAAAAAATGTGCCTCATTATCAACAGAACTACTGAACATGACCCTACAAACAGCTTTGTCATAGAACCTCGTGAGATTG tgaaACCGTGGCCACCCAAGCTTAAAATCATAAGGGAAGGTGAATATCTCCATTTTCAGTCAAGCACCCCAGATTTTCAACCACATTGTTGGcaacacatgtacatgtacagcAAATGCAAAGAGAAG GATGATCAAGTGCATACAGGAGATAAACATTCCAATTGGTCAGTACGTGTACCATACGATGAAGCCTGCAGATACACAGTTCGAGTGCAGGCGAATTACAGTCCATACTGTGGCAAAGGAGCAAGTGACTGGAGTGAACCTGAATACTATG gtgAAGATGTTGACCCAAATTGGCCATTAATGGTGGCTGTCATAGTTATCCCTGTTATAGTATCCTGCTGCCTCATTACAGCACTAGTGTTATTTAAAAG ACACAAAGACATCATTCTCCCAGCAATTCCTGAACCATCACTGTTATTCAAGGATATGCTTAACAGTAATAATGATGGCTTGTCAAAG AACATAGGTGTGGGAAAACTCTATGTGCCTATTAAAGAGGTTGTGGAGAAGGATGTCAGCCTGGAGCCAAAGTCTGTTTTATACCCTGGTCCATAG